One genomic segment of Mesoterricola silvestris includes these proteins:
- the plsY gene encoding glycerol-3-phosphate 1-O-acyltransferase PlsY: MNPAAFKLYLIWCLGAFLSGSIPFGLLLVKLAGKGDVRAQGSGNIGATNVMRAGGKALGIATLLLDAAKGFLPVFIAKKFGFAPEFLAFVALAAVLGHVFTPWLRFQGGKGVATALGCVLAYHAPMVVPAFGAFLLCLLVFRYVSLGSVVAALVLLLTAMGFLGAWARLPVQEGMAQWPILAWALLVGLVIRKHSANINRLVQGTESKFWGSSRNV, encoded by the coding sequence ATGAACCCTGCGGCCTTCAAACTCTACCTGATCTGGTGCCTCGGAGCCTTCCTCTCCGGGAGCATCCCCTTCGGACTCCTCCTGGTCAAGCTCGCGGGCAAGGGCGACGTGCGCGCCCAGGGCTCGGGCAACATCGGCGCCACCAACGTCATGCGGGCCGGGGGCAAGGCCCTGGGCATCGCCACCCTGCTCCTGGACGCCGCCAAGGGCTTCCTGCCCGTGTTCATCGCCAAGAAGTTCGGCTTCGCCCCGGAGTTCCTGGCCTTCGTGGCGCTGGCCGCGGTGCTGGGGCACGTGTTCACCCCCTGGCTCCGGTTCCAGGGCGGCAAGGGCGTGGCCACCGCCCTGGGGTGCGTGCTGGCCTACCACGCGCCGATGGTGGTGCCGGCCTTCGGGGCCTTCCTGCTCTGCCTCCTGGTCTTCCGGTACGTGAGCCTGGGGAGCGTGGTGGCCGCGCTGGTGCTGCTGCTCACCGCCATGGGGTTCCTGGGGGCCTGGGCCCGGCTTCCGGTGCAGGAGGGCATGGCCCAGTGGCCGATCCTGGCCTGGGCGCTCCTGGTGGGCCTGGTGATCCGCAAGCATTCCGCCAATATCAACCGCCTGGTGCAGGGCACCGAATCGAAGTTCTGGGGGTCCAGCAGGAATGTCTAA